A genome region from bacterium includes the following:
- a CDS encoding saccharopine dehydrogenase — translation MRALVLGAGLQGSACAYDLLRNDAVERVVLADLNVDRLPPFLEKDRGSPRLELLRLDARDEDAVLAAMGRADACMNALPYYFNLPMAKLAVRAGIHYADLGGNTGIVFQQLELDEQARERGVSVIPDCGLAPGMVNILAAAGIAELDRADTVKIRVGGLPQDPKPPLNYQIVYSLEGVLDYYTTASWVLRDGEPRQVEALTEIESVEFPAPVGTLEAFHTAGGLSTLPWTYQGKVRSMEYKTLRYPGHAEIMRAIRDLGLLGTDPVEVKGQRVVPRELFIACVEPRLRRPEGRDLVALRVEVEGEKDGKPRRIVYDLLDYYDEQTGISAMERTTGFSLAITGVMQVDGRIAKRGVFTPDQGVPAEAYVAELDRRGVRIAKRVE, via the coding sequence ATGCGTGCGCTGGTGCTGGGCGCGGGGCTGCAAGGGTCGGCCTGCGCATACGACCTGTTGCGGAACGACGCCGTCGAGCGCGTCGTTCTCGCGGACCTGAACGTGGACCGGCTGCCGCCGTTCCTGGAGAAGGATCGCGGCAGCCCGCGGCTCGAGCTCCTGCGGCTGGACGCCCGGGACGAGGACGCGGTCCTTGCCGCGATGGGCCGTGCGGACGCGTGCATGAACGCGCTGCCGTACTACTTCAACCTCCCGATGGCGAAGCTGGCGGTCCGGGCGGGGATCCACTACGCGGACCTCGGCGGCAACACGGGCATCGTCTTCCAGCAGCTCGAGCTCGACGAGCAGGCCCGGGAGCGCGGGGTGAGCGTCATCCCGGACTGCGGGCTCGCGCCCGGGATGGTGAACATCCTGGCTGCGGCGGGGATCGCGGAGCTGGACCGGGCCGACACGGTGAAGATCCGGGTCGGCGGCCTGCCGCAGGACCCGAAGCCGCCGCTCAATTACCAGATCGTGTATTCGCTCGAGGGCGTGCTGGACTACTACACGACGGCGTCGTGGGTGCTGCGGGACGGCGAGCCGCGGCAGGTCGAGGCGCTGACCGAGATCGAGTCGGTGGAGTTCCCCGCGCCGGTCGGCACGCTCGAGGCGTTCCACACGGCCGGCGGGCTGTCCACGCTGCCGTGGACGTACCAGGGGAAGGTGCGCAGCATGGAGTACAAGACGCTGCGCTACCCGGGCCATGCGGAGATCATGCGGGCGATCCGGGACCTGGGCCTGCTCGGCACCGACCCGGTGGAGGTGAAGGGCCAGCGGGTGGTGCCGCGGGAGTTGTTCATCGCGTGCGTGGAGCCGCGGTTGCGGCGGCCGGAGGGCCGGGACCTCGTGGCGCTGCGGGTCGAGGTGGAGGGTGAGAAGGACGGCAAGCCGCGCCGCATCGTCTACGACCTGCTCGACTACTACGACGAGCAGACCGGCATCAGCGCGATGGAGCGGACGACCGGTTTCTCGCTCGCGATCACGGGCGTGATGCAGGTGGACGGCCGGATCGCGAAGCGCGGCGTCTTCACGCCGGACCAGGGCGTGCCGGCCGAGGCGTACGTCGCCGAGCTGGACCGGCGCGGCGTGCGGATCGCCAAGCGCGTCGAGTAG